The following coding sequences are from one Oncorhynchus clarkii lewisi isolate Uvic-CL-2024 chromosome 20, UVic_Ocla_1.0, whole genome shotgun sequence window:
- the LOC139375650 gene encoding forkhead box protein L3-like — translation MKQSYNSPCGSVDMFDNSQYPYNCFNYDGDGYPSCSTDEDKKMCRPAYSYIALIAMAIQQSPEHRVTLSGIYEFIMKRFPYYRSNQRAWQNSIRHNLSLNSCFIKVPRTEGNEKGKGNYWTFATGCESMLDLFENGNFRRRRRQRNMKMGFREPGEPFLPVDNNKNNNINNQHGGSTRRSDPNPNAKPDSFCPISPDHRPGHHTPLNPNQQDKPEPEIKFSIDYILSTPNPPLPGFRPPRSGTTVAPIHALEPQHLNLHFWTM, via the exons ATGAAGCAGTCCTATAATAGCCCGTGTGGAAGTGTAGACATGTTTGATAACTCGCAGTATCCATATAACTGCTTCAACTATGATGGAGATGGATACCCTTCCTGCAGCACGGATGAAGACAAGAAGATGTGTCGACCCGCTTACAG TTACATAGCGTTGATAGCCATGGCCATCCAACAGAGTCCAGAGCACCGGGTCACCTTGTCAGGGATCTATGAGTTCATCATGAAACGCTTTCCATACTACAG GTCTAACCAGAGAGCATGGCAAAACTCCATAcgacacaacctctctctcaacagcTGCTTCATTAAG gttCCCCGTACGGAGGGAAATGAAAAGGGGAAAGGCAACTACTGGACATTTGCCACTGGCTGTGAGTCCATGCTTGACCTCTTCGAGAACGGCAACTTTCGGCGTCGCCGGCGCCAACGCAACATGAAAATGGGTTTCAGAGAGCCTGGGGAGCCTTTCCTCCCAGTAGACAATAACAAGAACAATAACATCAACAACCAACACGGCGGCTCCACCCGGCGGTCCGATCCTAACCCTAACGCCAAACCAGACTCCTTCTGCCCCATCAGCCCTGACCACAGACCAGGCCACCACACCCCCCTCAACCCAAACCAGCAGGATAAACCAGAACCAGAGATTAAATTCAGTATTGACTACATCctctccacccccaaccccccTCTGCCAGGCTTCAGACCTCCACGTAGTGGTACAACAGTGGCCCCCATACACGCTCTGGAGCCCCAACACCTGAACCTGCACTTCTGGACCATGTGA